In one Pseudomonadota bacterium genomic region, the following are encoded:
- a CDS encoding alpha/beta hydrolase — protein sequence MAEPDTLETPQGRRIAYHRSTGVEPGIVFLGGFASDMTGSKATHLEAWCRAQGRAFLRFDYSGHGASSGRFEDGSIGDWAEDAEVAITALTEGPQVLIGSSMGGWISLLMVKRLGARVAGLVTIAAAPDFTEDGYWAEFSEDQRAALMAEGQVAVPSDYGDPYIITRRLIEDGRAHLVLRTPLALPMPTRMLQGTADTVVPMARAVEILAHVSGDDIRLVALKDADHSFSSPRALAVLEDATLNVLAALGG from the coding sequence ATGGCAGAGCCCGACACCCTCGAGACGCCTCAGGGCCGCCGCATCGCCTACCACCGCAGCACGGGCGTGGAGCCTGGCATCGTCTTTCTCGGCGGATTCGCCTCTGACATGACGGGATCAAAGGCCACGCATCTCGAGGCGTGGTGCCGCGCGCAGGGGCGCGCCTTCCTACGGTTCGACTATTCGGGCCACGGCGCATCCTCGGGCCGCTTCGAGGACGGCTCCATCGGGGATTGGGCCGAGGATGCGGAGGTGGCCATCACCGCGCTGACGGAGGGCCCGCAGGTGCTTATCGGCTCCTCCATGGGGGGCTGGATCTCGCTCCTGATGGTCAAGCGGCTCGGCGCGCGGGTGGCGGGCCTCGTGACCATCGCCGCCGCGCCCGATTTCACCGAAGACGGCTACTGGGCCGAGTTCTCCGAAGATCAACGCGCCGCGCTCATGGCGGAGGGGCAGGTCGCCGTGCCGTCGGATTACGGCGATCCCTACATCATCACGCGCCGCCTCATCGAGGACGGCCGCGCCCATCTCGTGCTGCGCACGCCGCTCGCGCTGCCCATGCCCACGCGCATGCTGCAAGGCACGGCGGACACGGTCGTACCCATGGCGCGTGCGGTAGAGATCCTCGCCCATGTCAGCGGGGACGATATCCGCCTCGTCGCGCTCAAGGACGCCGACCACAGCTTCTCTAGCCCCCGCGCTCTCGCCGTCCTCGAGGATGCGACGCTGAACGTCCTCGCGGCGCTGGGCGGCTAG
- a CDS encoding MFS transporter, producing MALSIGQKAGWGLADMGIVVFVIVKQLLVLAFLTSYLGVDAALAGAIATGVLLFDMITDPAIGYLSDRTSSRYGRRYPWMVSGAVVLALGTYLMFAVPPGGTPAFNALWFTGFFILATVGFTMVAIPYGATAGEMTQDARERSAMVAWRMGFASIGILIGGAVLPALAGGTLAGHATAALIVAPVIIGAVWLSVFFTRRAPRISLPSSVSPVRMMGLVIRNRAFVVLALLYGVMTFSVALITAGLAFAVIYLIEDTGATPLSGLAGALGALSLLLGMFVFGSILSQVVWVVLSNRLGKTVALCVGLVAYIALLCGLYAALPSTNVTTVAVLFLIAGFTNGAYQQIPWAMYPDLMDVTRAETGEAIEGAFSAIWLFGQKLANALAPGAMGLILALWGWQATTEGRIAQVPEALSALHYAMTLVPAAIFGVSILALLALYRPMAARVIARP from the coding sequence ATGGCGCTATCGATCGGGCAGAAGGCGGGCTGGGGGCTCGCCGATATGGGCATCGTGGTCTTCGTGATCGTCAAGCAGCTCCTCGTGCTGGCGTTCCTGACCTCCTATCTTGGCGTCGATGCGGCGCTGGCGGGCGCCATCGCCACGGGCGTGCTCCTCTTCGACATGATCACCGACCCCGCCATCGGCTATCTCTCGGACCGGACCTCAAGCCGATACGGCAGGCGCTATCCGTGGATGGTGAGCGGGGCGGTTGTCCTCGCGCTGGGCACCTATCTCATGTTCGCGGTGCCGCCCGGCGGCACGCCCGCCTTCAACGCGCTCTGGTTCACCGGCTTCTTCATTCTGGCCACTGTGGGCTTCACAATGGTGGCCATCCCCTACGGCGCCACGGCCGGGGAGATGACCCAGGATGCCCGCGAACGCTCGGCCATGGTGGCCTGGCGCATGGGCTTTGCCTCGATCGGCATCCTCATCGGGGGCGCGGTGCTGCCTGCGCTGGCCGGAGGCACGCTCGCGGGCCACGCGACCGCGGCGCTCATCGTGGCGCCCGTCATCATCGGGGCGGTCTGGCTCTCGGTCTTCTTTACCCGCCGCGCGCCGCGGATCTCGCTTCCGTCGAGCGTGAGCCCCGTGCGGATGATGGGCCTCGTGATCCGGAACCGCGCCTTCGTCGTGCTCGCGCTCCTTTACGGCGTCATGACCTTCTCGGTGGCGCTGATCACGGCGGGGCTCGCCTTTGCCGTCATCTATCTCATCGAGGATACCGGTGCGACGCCGCTTTCGGGGCTCGCGGGCGCCCTCGGCGCGCTCTCGCTGCTCCTCGGGATGTTCGTCTTCGGCTCGATCCTCTCCCAGGTCGTTTGGGTGGTCCTGTCGAACAGGCTGGGCAAGACCGTCGCCCTCTGCGTGGGGCTCGTGGCCTATATAGCGCTGCTCTGCGGGCTCTACGCGGCTTTGCCCTCCACGAACGTCACCACCGTGGCCGTGCTTTTCCTCATCGCGGGCTTCACGAACGGAGCCTACCAGCAGATCCCCTGGGCCATGTACCCCGACCTCATGGACGTCACCCGGGCCGAGACCGGCGAGGCGATCGAGGGCGCGTTCTCGGCGATCTGGCTCTTTGGTCAAAAGCTCGCCAACGCCCTTGCCCCGGGGGCCATGGGGCTCATTCTCGCGCTCTGGGGCTGGCAAGCGACGACGGAAGGGCGCATCGCGCAGGTTCCCGAGGCGCTGAGCGCGCTGCACTATGCCATGACCCTCGTGCCAGCGGCGATTTTCGGCGTCTCGATCCTCGCGCTCCTCGCTCTCTATCGCCCCATGGCGGCGCGGGTGATCGCCCGGCCGTGA
- the hisD gene encoding histidinol dehydrogenase — protein sequence MAQYLKRGKPAEERAEDDAKVRGIVEGILSDIEARGDAAVKDLSAKFDKYEPQAFKLTASEIEAAMQKVSSREMDDIRFAQAQIRRFAEAQKASMHDIEVETMPGVILGHKNIPVNSVGCYVPGGKFPMVASAHMSVLTAKVAGVKRIVASAPPVQGAPHPAIVAAMHEGGADEILVLGGVQAVGAMAIGTETIAPVDMLVGPGNAFVAEAKRQLFGRVGIDLFAGPTETCVIADDTVDGEMCATDLLGQAEHGYNSPAVLITNSKKLAEDTLSEIERILEILPTAETARVSWEEYGEVILCDSYEEMLTVSEDIASEHIQVMTDRDDWFLENMTNYGALFLGPRTNVANGDKVIGTNHTLPTKKAGRYTGGLWVGKFIKTHSYQKVTSDEAATLVGEYGSRLCMLEGFVGHAEQCNVRVRRYGGVNVPYGEGAPYREAAE from the coding sequence ATGGCGCAGTATCTCAAGCGCGGAAAACCAGCCGAGGAGCGGGCCGAGGACGATGCGAAAGTGCGCGGCATCGTGGAGGGCATCCTTAGCGACATCGAGGCGCGCGGGGACGCGGCGGTGAAGGACCTCTCCGCCAAGTTCGACAAGTACGAGCCGCAGGCCTTCAAGCTCACGGCATCCGAAATCGAGGCGGCGATGCAGAAGGTGTCCAGCCGCGAGATGGACGATATCCGCTTCGCGCAGGCCCAGATCCGGCGCTTCGCGGAGGCGCAGAAAGCCTCCATGCACGACATCGAGGTGGAGACGATGCCGGGCGTGATCCTCGGCCACAAGAACATCCCGGTGAATTCCGTGGGCTGCTACGTGCCCGGCGGCAAGTTCCCCATGGTGGCCTCCGCGCACATGTCCGTGCTCACCGCGAAGGTCGCGGGCGTGAAGCGCATCGTGGCCTCCGCGCCGCCCGTGCAGGGCGCGCCGCATCCCGCCATCGTGGCCGCGATGCACGAGGGCGGGGCGGACGAGATCCTCGTCCTCGGCGGGGTGCAGGCGGTGGGCGCCATGGCCATCGGTACCGAAACCATCGCGCCCGTCGATATGCTCGTGGGGCCCGGGAATGCCTTTGTCGCGGAGGCCAAGCGGCAGCTTTTCGGGCGCGTGGGGATCGACCTCTTCGCTGGGCCCACAGAGACCTGCGTGATTGCCGACGACACGGTCGACGGTGAGATGTGTGCGACGGACCTTCTGGGCCAAGCCGAGCATGGCTACAACTCTCCCGCGGTGCTGATCACGAATTCGAAGAAGCTCGCAGAGGACACGCTCTCGGAGATCGAACGCATTCTCGAGATCCTGCCCACGGCCGAGACCGCGCGGGTGAGTTGGGAGGAATACGGCGAGGTGATCCTGTGTGACTCCTACGAGGAGATGCTCACTGTCTCCGAGGATATCGCTTCCGAGCACATCCAGGTGATGACGGACCGCGACGACTGGTTCCTCGAGAACATGACGAATTACGGCGCGCTCTTCCTCGGGCCGCGCACCAACGTCGCAAATGGCGACAAGGTCATCGGGACGAACCACACGCTGCCCACGAAGAAGGCCGGGCGCTATACCGGCGGGCTCTGGGTGGGCAAGTTCATCAAGACGCATTCCTACCAGAAGGTCACGAGCGACGAGGCGGCGACCCTGGTCGGCGAGTATGGCTCCCGGCTCTGCATGCTGGAGGGCTTCGTGGGCCATGCCGAGCAATGCAACGTCCGCGTGCGCCGCTATGGCGGGGTGAATGTGCCCTACGGCGAGGGCGCGCCCTACCGCGAGGCCGCCGAGTGA
- a CDS encoding ester cyclase translates to MPEPFGTRDAAGLWDVYAELGAAWPDLERRRYISIAGVDGQGLPWVGEAGTYVGTFAGDWLGIPATRRTVHMRFHEFFRLDGADIVETQFGWDIPEVMMQARAWPMAPSLGRNWCVPGPATSDGISPGGEGAAAKELVLEMLGAMSRHPAEGGPEVMEMERFWHPKMHWYGPAGIGTARGIAGFRRQHQIPFLAAMPDRGKYREEMVYHFFAEGNYVGVTGWPNMRQTLSNAGWLGLPGVGREVTLKSLDFWRIENGLIRENWVLVDLIDLYQQLGIDVFARMEELR, encoded by the coding sequence ATGCCCGAGCCGTTTGGAACCCGTGACGCGGCCGGGCTTTGGGATGTGTATGCGGAGCTCGGCGCGGCCTGGCCCGATCTGGAGCGGCGGCGTTACATCTCGATCGCCGGCGTGGACGGGCAGGGTCTCCCGTGGGTTGGCGAAGCGGGCACCTATGTCGGCACCTTTGCCGGGGATTGGCTCGGCATTCCGGCCACGCGGCGCACGGTGCACATGCGCTTTCACGAGTTCTTTCGTCTCGACGGCGCGGACATCGTGGAGACGCAGTTCGGCTGGGACATCCCCGAAGTCATGATGCAGGCCCGCGCCTGGCCCATGGCGCCGTCGCTCGGGCGCAACTGGTGTGTTCCGGGGCCTGCGACCTCTGACGGGATTTCGCCTGGCGGGGAGGGAGCGGCGGCAAAAGAGCTCGTGCTCGAGATGCTTGGCGCCATGTCCCGGCACCCGGCAGAGGGCGGGCCCGAGGTCATGGAGATGGAGCGCTTCTGGCACCCGAAGATGCACTGGTACGGCCCGGCCGGGATCGGAACGGCGCGGGGCATCGCAGGCTTTCGCCGCCAGCACCAGATCCCCTTCCTGGCCGCCATGCCCGACCGCGGAAAGTATCGCGAGGAGATGGTCTACCACTTCTTCGCCGAAGGAAATTACGTGGGCGTCACGGGCTGGCCCAACATGCGCCAGACGCTGAGTAACGCGGGCTGGCTCGGGCTGCCGGGGGTGGGCCGCGAGGTCACGCTCAAGTCGCTCGATTTCTGGCGCATCGAGAACGGGCTCATCCGCGAGAACTGGGTTCTCGTTGACCTCATCGATCTCTACCAGCAGCTTGGCATCGACGTCTTCGCGCGGATGGAGGAATTGCGATGA
- a CDS encoding VOC family protein, giving the protein MMEQRVSLITLAVTDMARSAAFYEALGWERKETEDAGITVFELLGQVLGLYPAEAMAKDLGTAVTPGFSGITLGYNVREKAEVAAICALVVPAGGRVLKEPHDIFWGGHSAFVADPDGYVWELSHNPFSPPAEDGSFSWG; this is encoded by the coding sequence ATGATGGAGCAGCGCGTCTCGCTCATCACGCTCGCTGTCACTGACATGGCGCGGTCCGCTGCGTTCTACGAAGCCCTGGGCTGGGAGCGGAAAGAAACAGAGGATGCGGGCATCACGGTCTTCGAGCTTCTCGGGCAGGTGCTGGGCCTCTATCCGGCCGAGGCGATGGCAAAGGACCTCGGCACCGCGGTGACGCCGGGCTTCTCGGGGATCACGCTGGGCTATAACGTCCGCGAAAAGGCGGAGGTGGCCGCGATCTGCGCGCTTGTCGTGCCAGCGGGCGGGCGGGTGCTCAAGGAACCGCACGACATTTTCTGGGGCGGGCATTCCGCCTTTGTCGCGGATCCCGATGGCTACGTCTGGGAGCTGAGCCACAACCCGTTCTCGCCGCCTGCCGAAGACGGCTCGTTCAGCTGGGGATGA
- a CDS encoding SDR family oxidoreductase yields MLPRTPSFRLDGKRALVPGGSRGIGLGCAAALAEAGAHVVLAARSAGQVQEAAEALQLAGYAAEGVTLDVTDRAAVRAVCAEPFDILCNSAGLARHAAMLDVTEEDFDAVTAINFKAAFFLAQEVARQMPRGGSIIQISSQMGHVGGVDRSVYAATKHAVEGMTKSMAIDLGPRGIRVNTICPTFIRTPLTEQTFSNPERVKWIEEKIKLGRVGEVEDIMGAVTFLASDAAALVTGTSILVDGGWTAG; encoded by the coding sequence ATGCTGCCTAGGACCCCCTCTTTCAGGCTGGACGGAAAGCGCGCGCTCGTGCCGGGCGGCTCTCGTGGCATCGGGCTGGGCTGCGCGGCGGCGCTCGCCGAGGCGGGCGCGCATGTTGTGCTCGCGGCGCGGAGCGCGGGGCAGGTCCAGGAGGCTGCGGAGGCCTTGCAGTTGGCCGGATATGCAGCGGAGGGCGTGACGCTCGACGTCACGGATCGCGCCGCCGTTCGTGCCGTCTGCGCAGAGCCGTTCGACATTCTCTGCAACTCCGCCGGGCTCGCGCGCCACGCCGCCATGCTCGACGTGACCGAGGAGGATTTCGACGCCGTCACGGCGATAAACTTCAAGGCCGCTTTCTTTCTCGCGCAGGAGGTGGCGCGGCAGATGCCGCGCGGCGGCTCAATCATCCAGATCTCGAGCCAGATGGGCCATGTGGGCGGGGTGGACCGCAGCGTCTATGCCGCGACGAAGCACGCGGTGGAGGGGATGACGAAGAGCATGGCCATCGACCTCGGTCCGCGAGGCATCCGGGTGAACACGATCTGCCCTACCTTCATCCGCACGCCGCTGACGGAACAGACCTTTTCGAACCCCGAGCGCGTGAAATGGATCGAGGAGAAGATCAAGCTCGGCCGCGTGGGCGAGGTGGAGGACATCATGGGGGCGGTGACATTCCTCGCCTCGGACGCGGCCGCGCTCGTTACCGGCACGTCCATCCTCGTCGATGGCGGCTGGACGGCCGGATGA
- a CDS encoding LacI family DNA-binding transcriptional regulator has protein sequence MTKVTSFDVAKRAGVSQSAVSRVFSGASASKATQAKVRAAAEELGYRPNVLARSLITGRSKIIGLVVAYLENPFYVDALERLSNALQAQGYHMLIFTASWSSDVEAVVQELLDYQVDGIIAASVAISDGLMDRCAVAGIPVVLFNRGQPGGALTQVTCANRAASAGIADHLVALGHRKIGHIAGWEGSLTGRDRAAGFAEGLARHGLEASVIAGDYSRERARAAACALVDEAGVDAIFAGNDHMAFAALDALCHERGMRAGEDISIVGFDDVPMAAWSAYDLTTWRQPSGQMVDATVARMMALIDGDTTPRRVEIEGELIVRGSTRKKG, from the coding sequence ATGACGAAGGTCACCTCCTTCGACGTCGCCAAGCGGGCGGGGGTGTCGCAATCGGCGGTGAGCCGGGTCTTTTCCGGCGCGTCTGCCTCGAAGGCCACGCAAGCCAAGGTGCGCGCGGCCGCCGAGGAGCTGGGCTACAGGCCCAACGTGCTCGCGCGCTCGCTCATCACCGGGCGCTCGAAGATCATCGGGCTCGTCGTAGCCTACCTCGAGAATCCCTTCTACGTCGACGCGCTCGAGCGGCTCTCGAACGCGCTGCAGGCGCAGGGCTATCACATGCTGATCTTCACGGCGTCCTGGTCGTCGGATGTGGAGGCGGTGGTGCAGGAGCTGCTGGACTACCAGGTGGACGGGATCATCGCGGCCTCGGTGGCGATTTCCGACGGTCTGATGGATCGCTGTGCAGTGGCGGGGATCCCGGTCGTCCTCTTCAATCGCGGGCAGCCCGGGGGCGCGCTCACGCAAGTGACCTGCGCCAACCGCGCCGCCAGTGCGGGCATCGCCGATCACCTGGTGGCGCTCGGGCACCGCAAGATCGGGCATATCGCGGGCTGGGAAGGATCGCTCACCGGACGGGACCGGGCGGCGGGTTTTGCCGAGGGGCTGGCGCGCCACGGGCTCGAGGCGTCGGTGATCGCGGGCGATTACAGCCGGGAGCGGGCACGGGCGGCGGCCTGCGCGCTCGTGGACGAGGCAGGCGTGGACGCGATCTTTGCCGGAAACGATCACATGGCGTTTGCGGCCCTCGACGCGCTCTGCCACGAACGCGGCATGAGAGCGGGCGAGGACATCTCCATCGTGGGCTTTGACGATGTGCCCATGGCGGCGTGGTCGGCCTATGATCTGACGACGTGGCGCCAACCGTCCGGTCAAATGGTCGACGCCACCGTGGCGCGGATGATGGCGCTCATCGACGGGGATACCACGCCCCGCCGCGTGGAAATCGAGGGAGAGCTCATCGTGCGCGGCTCCACTCGCAAGAAAGGCTAG
- a CDS encoding ester cyclase — MRGFSNEFEDFPDYILKITEEIWEGRGLGAAMKAFYHPDVIVRVPAGISTGEAGMTQNTLETLDEFPDRVLLGEDVIWSGSPEEGMLSSHRIFSTATHHGGKFGPASGIKLRFRGMADCYAKDNQISDEWLVRDNGVIARQLGHTPEAFVRTEMEAGRPMGAFLPENDITGPYTGRGNDDPWGHRYAVLLERIMGAEINAIHENWDRACTLEYPGGVSATGREAADAFWLGLRSAFPGAEFKLQHVIGREDPLMPPRAAIRWSLDGLHEGWGSFGRPSGKRVHVMGICHAEFGPWGLRREWVCYDELAIWAQILA; from the coding sequence ATGCGCGGATTTTCCAACGAGTTCGAAGACTTCCCCGACTACATCCTGAAGATCACCGAGGAGATCTGGGAGGGCCGTGGCCTCGGCGCGGCGATGAAGGCCTTCTACCACCCCGACGTGATCGTGCGCGTGCCGGCCGGCATCTCCACCGGTGAAGCGGGGATGACGCAGAACACGCTGGAGACGCTCGACGAATTCCCGGACCGCGTGCTTCTGGGCGAGGACGTGATCTGGTCCGGCTCGCCGGAGGAGGGGATGCTCTCCTCGCACCGCATCTTCTCCACGGCGACGCATCACGGCGGCAAGTTCGGCCCCGCGAGCGGCATCAAGCTGCGCTTCCGGGGGATGGCGGATTGCTATGCCAAGGACAACCAGATCAGCGACGAATGGCTGGTGCGGGATAACGGCGTCATCGCCCGCCAGCTCGGCCACACGCCCGAGGCCTTCGTGCGCACCGAGATGGAGGCAGGGCGGCCCATGGGCGCGTTCTTGCCCGAAAATGACATCACGGGACCCTATACCGGGCGTGGCAATGATGACCCCTGGGGGCACAGGTACGCCGTACTGCTCGAGCGGATCATGGGCGCGGAGATCAACGCCATCCACGAGAACTGGGACCGTGCCTGCACGCTCGAGTATCCCGGCGGGGTGAGCGCAACGGGCCGCGAGGCGGCGGATGCCTTCTGGCTCGGGCTGCGCAGCGCCTTCCCGGGCGCAGAGTTCAAGCTCCAGCACGTCATTGGGCGCGAGGACCCGCTCATGCCACCACGGGCCGCCATTCGGTGGAGCCTCGATGGCCTCCACGAGGGCTGGGGCAGCTTTGGCCGGCCCTCCGGCAAACGGGTGCATGTCATGGGGATCTGTCACGCGGAGTTCGGTCCCTGGGGCTTGCGGCGCGAATGGGTTTGCTACGACGAGCTGGCGATCTGGGCGCAGATCCTCGCCTGA